A section of the Clostridium sp. TW13 genome encodes:
- a CDS encoding glucose-6-phosphate isomerase produces the protein MTKGLKLDLTKAQHYLSEHEVEYFEGMVKDAHEKLHNKTGAGSDFLGWVDLPVNYDKDEFARIKKAAEKIQGNSDVLIVIGIGGSYLGARAAIEMLTNNFYNSLPKAKRKTPAIFYVGNNISSTYMAELLEAIEGLDVSVNIISKSGTTTEPAIAFRIFKDYVEKKYGKEEAKGRIFATTDASKGALKNLADTEGYETFVVPDDVGGRFSVLTAVGLLPIATAGVNIDEIMKGAADAREEYSNPSLKENQCYQYAAARNALYNKGKRTEILVNYEPSVHFFNEWWKQLYGESEGKDGKGIFPAGVDFSTDLHSMGQYIQEGLRNIFETVICVEKAKKEIVIEESKENVDGLNFLTGKTMDFVNKNAFKGTLLAHNDGGVPNLILNVPELTPYYFGQMVYFFEKACGISGYLLGVNPFNQPGVEAYKKNMFALLGKPGYEDMKAELEKRL, from the coding sequence ATGACTAAAGGTTTAAAGTTAGACTTAACAAAAGCTCAACATTATTTAAGTGAACATGAGGTTGAATATTTTGAAGGAATGGTGAAAGACGCTCACGAAAAGCTACATAACAAAACAGGTGCAGGTTCAGATTTCTTAGGTTGGGTTGATCTTCCAGTAAATTATGATAAAGATGAATTTGCAAGAATTAAAAAAGCTGCAGAAAAGATTCAAGGAAATTCAGATGTATTAATAGTTATAGGAATCGGTGGATCTTACCTTGGAGCAAGAGCTGCTATAGAAATGTTAACAAACAACTTCTATAATTCTCTTCCAAAGGCAAAGAGAAAGACACCAGCTATATTCTACGTTGGAAACAACATCAGTTCAACTTACATGGCTGAATTATTAGAAGCTATTGAAGGTTTAGATGTAAGTGTAAACATTATATCAAAATCAGGTACAACTACAGAACCTGCTATAGCATTTAGAATATTCAAAGACTATGTAGAAAAGAAATATGGAAAAGAAGAAGCTAAGGGCAGAATATTTGCTACAACTGATGCATCAAAGGGTGCTCTTAAAAATTTAGCTGATACAGAAGGATATGAGACTTTCGTAGTTCCTGATGATGTTGGAGGAAGATTCTCTGTTTTAACAGCAGTAGGTTTACTTCCAATAGCAACTGCTGGAGTAAATATAGATGAAATCATGAAGGGTGCTGCTGATGCTAGAGAAGAATACAGCAATCCATCATTAAAAGAAAACCAATGTTATCAATATGCTGCTGCAAGAAATGCTTTATACAACAAAGGAAAGCGTACTGAAATATTAGTTAATTACGAACCAAGCGTTCATTTCTTCAATGAATGGTGGAAACAACTTTATGGAGAATCAGAAGGTAAGGATGGAAAGGGAATATTCCCAGCTGGAGTTGATTTCTCAACAGACTTACATTCAATGGGACAATACATCCAAGAAGGATTAAGAAATATATTTGAAACAGTTATCTGTGTAGAAAAAGCTAAGAAAGAAATAGTAATAGAAGAAAGCAAAGAAAATGTTGATGGATTAAACTTCTTAACTGGAAAGACTATGGACTTTGTAAATAAGAATGCTTTCAAGGGAACATTATTAGCTCACAATGATGGAGGAGTTCCTAATTTAATATTAAACGTACCAGAATTAACTCCATACTATTTTGGACAAATGGTTTATTTCTTCGAAAAAGCTTGTGGAATTAGTGGATACTTATTAGGAGTAAATCCATTTAATCAACCAGGAGTTGAAGCATATAAGAAAAACATGTTTGCTTTACTTGGAAAACCAGGCTATGAAGATATGAAGGCTGAATTAGAGAAGAGACTTTAA
- a CDS encoding YaiI/YqxD family protein has protein sequence MKILVDGDACPGRLLIEKAAKEEKIPVVILCDINHNITSDYSEVIYVDAGFQSVDMNLINKAEKGDIVVTGDFGVASMALGKKAYAIGGKGHIYDLDNIDKLLFERHLSQKARRAGIKTGTIKKRTAEDDDRLYRNLKVLIKKSR, from the coding sequence ATGAAAATTCTAGTGGATGGAGATGCATGTCCAGGAAGACTTCTTATAGAAAAGGCAGCAAAGGAAGAAAAGATTCCAGTAGTGATACTATGTGATATCAACCATAATATAACCTCAGATTATAGTGAGGTTATATATGTTGATGCTGGTTTTCAAAGTGTTGATATGAACCTTATCAACAAAGCAGAAAAGGGAGATATTGTAGTAACTGGGGATTTTGGAGTTGCTTCTATGGCTTTAGGTAAGAAAGCTTATGCCATAGGAGGAAAAGGGCATATCTATGATTTAGATAATATAGATAAATTACTTTTTGAAAGACATCTTTCTCAAAAGGCTAGAAGAGCAGGAATAAAGACAGGTACAATAAAAAAGAGAACTGCAGAAGATGATGATAGATTATATAGAAATCTTAAAGTTCTCATTAAAAAGAGCAGGTAG
- a CDS encoding methyl-accepting chemotaxis protein — protein sequence MKIKSIKAKTMLSILPITVLLLVFLSSISYFISKKSLSTEINNKMNFKLNELSLDIQNKLVSHKRVAETLAKTVESTGTSISKDQYKNLVQKFAEVNGDTLGTGVWFEAYKYKADIKNFGPYAYKNDGKVVYTDDYATDTYNYMGQPWYKNAQNSRNSVAWSAPYYDESTKKTMVTTAVPFYDSASNFLGATTADIDLSDLQSIVTNLKFGQTGNAFLVATDGTYLAGVASDKVMKAKLSDDTSLGSISSNILSNSSGSYSYKSGNDPRIIYFKQVPETKWTIALTISEKEVYKPLSDLLLTLAIISAILIVVMYISIYLFSKYITKNISKVDELSRVISDGDLTHSLDIKSNDELGNMADHLNKMSLNLRQTFSSIINNLDTIVGTSEELTASADQTQATAEQVAVSMQEMAAGVEINAQKTDEISSVVIMITDGIGEINQKVDSTAYLSTETSKLAEEGNQVILKLANQMNDISSKVSRSTDIINLLGKKSTEINNIITLINDISEQTNLLALNAAIEAARAGEQGKGFAVVAEEVRKLAEQSGNAAGDIATLISEIQNDINEGINSMTEGNTAVNDGKQLMNVAGSSFKNILNSFGVVADEMKAVSSTIQDLYNNSTNMASSIQSISKVSKESSDSIQNVAASSEEQTALMKQVAEAAEALTEIVIDLQTNISKFKF from the coding sequence ATGAAAATAAAAAGTATTAAAGCAAAAACAATGTTATCAATTCTCCCAATAACGGTACTTCTTCTTGTATTTCTCTCATCAATAAGTTATTTTATATCAAAGAAATCATTAAGCACAGAGATAAATAATAAAATGAATTTTAAGCTTAATGAATTGAGCCTTGATATTCAAAATAAACTTGTATCTCATAAGAGAGTAGCAGAAACTTTAGCAAAAACTGTAGAAAGTACAGGAACAAGTATATCAAAAGATCAATATAAAAATTTAGTACAAAAATTTGCAGAAGTAAATGGAGATACTTTAGGGACTGGAGTTTGGTTTGAAGCTTATAAATATAAAGCAGATATAAAGAATTTTGGACCATATGCATATAAGAACGATGGCAAAGTGGTTTATACAGATGATTATGCCACAGATACATATAATTACATGGGGCAACCTTGGTATAAAAATGCTCAAAACTCTAGGAATAGTGTAGCATGGTCAGCTCCGTATTATGATGAATCAACTAAGAAAACAATGGTAACTACAGCAGTTCCGTTTTATGATTCAGCTAGCAATTTTCTTGGTGCTACTACAGCAGATATAGATTTAAGTGATTTGCAAAGTATAGTTACAAATTTAAAATTTGGTCAGACAGGAAATGCATTTTTAGTAGCAACAGATGGAACCTATCTTGCTGGGGTAGCAAGTGATAAAGTGATGAAGGCTAAATTAAGTGATGATACTTCTTTAGGGTCTATAAGTTCAAATATTTTAAGTAATTCTAGTGGAAGTTATTCATACAAGTCAGGGAATGATCCTAGAATTATATACTTTAAGCAAGTACCTGAAACAAAATGGACAATAGCTTTAACTATTTCTGAAAAAGAAGTATATAAGCCACTAAGTGATTTGCTATTAACACTTGCAATTATTAGTGCTATCCTAATTGTTGTTATGTATATATCAATTTATTTGTTCAGTAAATATATCACTAAGAATATTTCTAAAGTGGATGAATTAAGTAGGGTTATCAGTGATGGAGATCTTACTCATAGTTTAGATATTAAGTCTAATGATGAATTAGGAAATATGGCAGATCATTTGAATAAGATGTCTTTAAATTTAAGGCAGACCTTTTCATCAATAATAAATAATCTTGATACTATAGTAGGAACTTCAGAAGAATTAACAGCCAGTGCAGATCAAACTCAAGCTACGGCAGAGCAAGTAGCAGTATCCATGCAAGAAATGGCTGCTGGTGTAGAGATAAATGCTCAAAAAACGGATGAAATATCAAGTGTTGTAATAATGATAACAGATGGAATTGGAGAGATAAATCAAAAGGTGGATTCTACAGCATACCTATCTACAGAAACATCTAAGCTTGCTGAAGAAGGGAATCAAGTAATTTTGAAATTAGCCAACCAAATGAATGATATTAGTAGCAAGGTTTCTCGTTCTACAGATATAATTAATTTGTTGGGGAAAAAATCTACAGAAATTAACAACATTATAACCTTAATAAATGATATATCAGAGCAAACAAACCTTTTGGCATTGAATGCAGCTATAGAAGCTGCGAGAGCAGGAGAGCAAGGAAAGGGATTTGCAGTAGTAGCAGAAGAAGTTAGGAAATTAGCAGAGCAGTCAGGAAATGCTGCTGGAGATATTGCTACGTTAATTTCTGAAATTCAAAATGATATAAATGAAGGTATAAATTCTATGACTGAAGGAAATACAGCAGTTAATGATGGAAAACAACTTATGAATGTTGCAGGAAGTTCTTTTAAGAACATATTAAATTCTTTTGGGGTTGTAGCTGATGAAATGAAAGCAGTGTCATCAACAATTCAAGATTTATATAATAATTCAACTAATATGGCATCTTCAATACAAAGTATTTCAAAAGTTTCAAAAGAATCTTCAGACTCCATTCAAAATGTTGCAGCAAGTTCGGAGGAACAAACTGCACTAATGAAACAAGTAGCAGAGGCCGCTGAAGCATTAACTGAGATTGTAATAGATCTTCAAACCAATATATCAAAATTCAAATTTTAA